A window of Asterias amurensis chromosome 10, ASM3211899v1 genomic DNA:
ataaataagcgtgcgatacagtgcaacgccgAAGTtgacacaatgtatgctgatttagtggccacttattcgctattttccaaagccggtctttataccaccgttaacactcccacacgtgaccgggttttgaccaatcagagacttgaaaccgcccaaggtatttattaatacaaATTAGTAATGTGTACACATTTGCCTTACGTTTTAATGTGCGTACAGTGTCACAATTGGTTATAGACAATAACAACGATtatatattataaataatatcTGAAATTGTGGTGCAACTAAGCCAAATGGGAAACTACTTTCATTTTTTACAGCAAACAAATTAGGGCATAAGTTTCATTGAATGATTTCCTCAAACATATTATTCGAAACCCAGTTAATGTACAGCTGTCTTAGCAATGTAATAATATAGGGGCAGATTTCACAGAACAATAAGGTTCACCGCAAGACATATTTTCAGACCAtactgatttgtattgtgacatcacactttacttagcaacaacgattgatttgcagtgaCCATCAATctgagatctttgtgaaatcggcccggTCACACTTGCGTACAatcaattgtgttttgtttgtacgTATAGTTTTGTGTTTAAATGTGATCACATAATCAATGTCATGTATGCCTACTTGTCCCTACCTTTTGTTTTGGGGCATGGGAAATAGATTTCATGAAGGATTGCACAGCCTTTTGGTTATAGACAACAATCGGTTAAAGACAACAATGGGTTATAGACAAAAATGGGTTATAGACAACAATaggttaaagaaaaaaaattggttaTATAATACCACAATGGGTTTTTAACCAGTCACACTTGCGAACAATCAATTTGACTGGTAAgcttcttttttggggggggggggggggggttgcataAATTGGTGTTTTAGCGTGATCGCATAATCAATGTCATGTACTTGTCCATTCCTTTTGTTTTGGGGCATGGGAAATAGATTTCATGAAGGATTGCACAGCCTTTTGGTTATAGACAACAATAGGTTATAGACAACAATCGGTTTACAGACAGCAATGGGTTATAGACAAAAATGGGTTATATAGACAACAATGGGTTAAAGACACAATGAGTTATAGACAACAATAggttaaataaattaattggttttataATACCACAATGGGTTTTAGACAACAAAGGAATATGGGATGCAGGTTTGGTAAAACGATAATATATGTTTTTGTGTCACCGCAATATGCTGGTGTTTGGCATAAGTGTAAATGAGTGAATTGCTTGATCAAAATGATTAATGGAAACCCAGTTATGTACGGCTGCTTTATAGCATTGTTCTCTTAAAAAAagagtaggataccagtcacaagcatgCGAACAATCATTTTACTTGCTACGGCGTTTCACATATCAAGGTTATCTGCTTGTTCGTAAGTTTGATTTTGGGCGTAATATATTTTAAGAATGATTGCATCAACATATGAATGTGTGCTGCTTCATCATTGGACTGCTGCTAATGTAACTTTGTACAATTCACCAAGAAACTTTGTTTAGCCAAGAGGTGGAGATTGGCGGCGTATTTTGATTTCAGTCTTTGCAATACGAGAACCATTCCATTCAGTAGCTCTAATAACTCGTTTGTATGGACCCATAGTATCACCAGGTTGGATATATTCAGCAATAAGGTTATTGTCTACACCAGGTATACCAGAGCATCTATTAAACCACCATCCTCCTTCACTATTCCGACTTGGGCAGTTTGTTTCGTCTTGGTTATTATCTGTGCGATGGTGAATGCTGAAGGCTTGATTGTTGGCAGTCTCAAGAATATCATCTGAAAAAGCAAAATGAATAGTGAATTATATAACTACTTCCAATCATTAATGGTAGTTTGTGTTCCGGCTGTTTTATAtgacgaagaaaactaaagtaAGTGTCTAAACGAAGCCCATGCATGTTCttgtgttaaagggaaggttaggtatacaccttcggtaattgttaAAAACCAGTTGTCTCACTTGAGGTATCCCaacaaaagcataaaataacaa
This region includes:
- the LOC139942472 gene encoding uncharacterized protein; this encodes MGINPVHIEGVITQGNPYGYYWVTQYQVQYSIDGTAWLYVNGASSPQTFIGNTDRNTPVTNIFQQPIQARYIRIRPTDWYSEPGIRIELLGCRDDILETANNQAFSIHHRTDNNQDETNCPSRNSEGGWWFNRCSGIPGVDNNLIAEYIQPGDTMGPYKRVIRATEWNGSRIAKTEIKIRRQSPPLG